Within Ignavibacteriota bacterium, the genomic segment TTCCCGACATCAATTTCCCGCCGGTGCCGAATCCGAATCCGAATCTCTACAACGCGCGTGGCATGGACGTGCGCGCGGGTATCGTGTATCTCTGTTACGATGCGGGCGGTGTGCGCATCATCGACTGCACGATTCCGACAGCGCCGGTGGAAGTGGGACGCTGGTGTAATCCCGTCATGTACACGCCGTTGAATCGGCCGAAGGCCTACAACAATGCCGTGCTCGACGATTCGCTGCTCTACGTGGCCGCGGATTACTGCGGGATGGAAGTGCTGGATGTGCGGAAGCCGGCATCGATACGTCTGCATGGCTGGTGGAATCCGTACAACTGCCCCGACAACAACTGGTTCGCGAGTCCGAGTCACACAAACGAAATGGTTCTCGACAGAAACTGCCGGCGTCTGTTTCTCTCGACCGGCAGGAGTGATATGATCGTGCTCGATGTGTCGAATCCCGCGCGACCCGATTCGTGTAATTTCTACGGCGGAGTATCGAACGACATCGGCACCTGGGGCATCGGTGTGTGGCGCGATCAAATCTATCTCTCCTACATCTGCGCACTGGTGCCATTTGTATCTTCATGGACCGGTGTGCGGCTTCTCACCTACACGCCGTGTACGGGCAGCGGCCTGCACGATCCGCTTCCCGTCGCACACAGTCTGTACCCGAATCCGACACGCGGCATGCTCACCATCGAGATGCACGAGGCCGCACCCACCGCGCTGCTTCTGCATATCACCAATACCGCCGGAAGGCGGGTGGGTCCGCAGCGTCTCTTTTCCGGCCGCATCACTTTCGACACACGGCAGCTTGCGCGCGGACGGTACTACTTCCACATCCGCAGCGGCGACGGGACGCGAATCGTGAGCTCAGGGGAGTTTGTCGTGGAATAATCCGCTAGGATCTGGGAGGGAGGATGTTGTAGGTTGCTCCCTGTGTTCCACCGGCGTCCTTCCAAAACTTTCCCCGCATGAAACAGACTCTACTACTGCTCCTCCTCTGCAGCGGCCTCGCCATGGCGCAGCAGCGTTACAGTTCCATTCGTATCCCGTTGTCCGAATCGGTGGATGTTGCCACCGTCGCGCGCCTCGGTTTTCCGTTGGAGGAGGCGCGGGTCAAACCCGGGAACAGCATCGAACTCTGGGCCGGCGACGACGACCGGCGGCTGCTCGAAAAACACGGCATTGCGTACTCCGTTCTGATTCCTGAGTGGGACCGGCACTACGCCGATCGTATGCGCGGCGAGCGCCTTCCGTCGATGCAGGCGCTTGTGGGCTCCCGCGCCGCGCAGTTCCGGCTGGGCAGCATGGGCGGACATCTCACACTCGAGGAATTCTATCAGGAACTCGACCGCATGCGCGCGGCCGCACCCGCGCTGCTCTCCGCCAACGACACCATCGGCCGCACCATCGAGGGCCGGCCGATAGTGGCAGTGACCCTGACCGCATCACCCGACAGCGCCTCTCCGTCGGTACTCTACACCGCCCTGCATCATGCCCGCGAACCGGAGGGCCTGATGGCGCTGATGTATTTCATGTGGTATCTCATCGAACAGTATCCGGGCAATCCCGAAATACACAAACTTCTCGACCGCGCCGCGCTTGTATTTGTGCCCGTTGTGAATCCCGACGGGTATGCCTACAATCAGGCGCAGAAGCCGCAGGGCGGAGGCATGTGGCGCAAGAACCGCAGGCCGTTCGGCCCGGCCTTCGGTGTGGATCTCAACAGGAATTACGGCTACCGCTGGGGCAACGACAACACGGGATCGAGTCCGGATTCGTCACGCGACAATTA encodes:
- a CDS encoding T9SS type A sorting domain-containing protein, which produces MKLLFGVLLCAVCVARVYGQDCSTMNFRLRSEIPSGCATMTMTMQHDALDRPYLYVANKEAGLRVYDVSSPDTPALVANIPVSAFDTLDVMNLSQKDTRLYIALGNTFTNPQSGGMAIVDVTDPLAPVVTDTYVVPASRSGAGIVVVEGAYAYLGAMQSGLVVLDVSDPRTIRPLSQYLPDINFPPVPNPNPNLYNARGMDVRAGIVYLCYDAGGVRIIDCTIPTAPVEVGRWCNPVMYTPLNRPKAYNNAVLDDSLLYVAADYCGMEVLDVRKPASIRLHGWWNPYNCPDNNWFASPSHTNEMVLDRNCRRLFLSTGRSDMIVLDVSNPARPDSCNFYGGVSNDIGTWGIGVWRDQIYLSYICALVPFVSSWTGVRLLTYTPCTGSGLHDPLPVAHSLYPNPTRGMLTIEMHEAAPTALLLHITNTAGRRVGPQRLFSGRITFDTRQLARGRYYFHIRSGDGTRIVSSGEFVVE